One genomic segment of Sphingobium herbicidovorans includes these proteins:
- the tnpB gene encoding IS66 family insertion sequence element accessory protein TnpB (TnpB, as the term is used for proteins encoded by IS66 family insertion elements, is considered an accessory protein, since TnpC, encoded by a neighboring gene, is a DDE family transposase.) — MIPLPPSTRIFLACGATDMRKGFDGLAVMTQQVLEQSPHSGALFAFRGKRGDLVKLLWYDGQGMCLFSKRMDRGRFVWPSTKAGSVMMTAAQLSMLLEGIDWRRPERTFTPSLAG, encoded by the coding sequence ATGATCCCGCTGCCACCATCGACGCGGATATTCCTGGCCTGTGGCGCGACAGACATGCGTAAGGGTTTTGACGGCCTAGCTGTGATGACGCAGCAAGTTCTGGAACAGAGCCCGCATTCCGGTGCGCTGTTCGCCTTTCGCGGGAAGCGCGGCGATCTGGTGAAGCTGCTCTGGTATGACGGCCAGGGCATGTGCCTTTTCTCCAAGCGGATGGACCGGGGTCGGTTCGTGTGGCCATCGACTAAGGCCGGGTCGGTGATGATGACGGCCGCGCAGCTTTCCATGCTATTGGAAGGCATCGACTGGCGGCGGCCGGAACGCACTTTTACCCCATCGCTCGCGGGATAA
- a CDS encoding AMP-binding protein — protein MLTFPHFDPHFPRANWTLPRVLEHQAEVMPDRPCISWTDAGEVYSFSKANAEANRLARGFAKRGVKAGDLVVLFLPNCLEYVLSWWALAKLGAAEVTVGDSYKGQVLRHQINLSGAKLIVTTAALTPRLAEIQDELAAVEHCVLVDDASQIAADPDPCLKFSVSPFSGLYDADASNLGVRVAPSDTAAILFTSGTSGPSKGVTMSHSQLYFFAEQCVQLVRLTSDDVYMTGFPLFHGNAQFLTVYPSLIVGAKCVLYPKFSVSEFLPRAVRSGATVCNLIGATFAFLCSQPPSENDRKHSIKRIYTAPLLPDLASTFSEKFGVTEFVEGFGLTETSLVMMTPPGISRPPGASGVLVDQWYEVRLADPETGDPVEEGQVGELLIRPRVSQIMCDGYLNMPEKTIETWRDLWFHTGDGLRRDADGWYYFVDRMKDALRRRGENISSFEVEAVLDAHPAIAESAVIGVSANDMGGEQEVKAFIIFKPGAHASFEEIIKWCDDRMPHFMVPRFLEVLDELPRTPTQKVKKKELREREASGAVWDRESAGRSSK, from the coding sequence ATGTTGACTTTCCCCCATTTCGACCCGCATTTTCCGCGAGCAAACTGGACGTTGCCGAGAGTCCTCGAGCACCAGGCTGAGGTCATGCCCGACAGACCTTGCATCAGCTGGACCGATGCCGGCGAGGTTTACTCCTTCAGCAAGGCCAACGCCGAAGCAAACCGCCTCGCGCGGGGCTTCGCAAAGCGCGGCGTCAAGGCGGGCGACCTAGTGGTGTTGTTCCTTCCAAATTGTCTTGAATATGTCCTTTCATGGTGGGCATTGGCGAAGCTCGGTGCGGCCGAGGTTACGGTCGGGGACAGCTATAAAGGTCAGGTTCTTCGGCATCAGATTAACTTGAGTGGCGCGAAGCTGATAGTGACGACGGCGGCGCTGACGCCGCGCCTGGCCGAAATACAGGATGAGCTTGCAGCCGTCGAACATTGCGTTCTCGTCGACGATGCCTCGCAAATAGCCGCTGATCCTGATCCTTGTCTCAAATTTTCAGTCAGTCCGTTTTCCGGACTCTATGACGCGGATGCAAGCAACCTTGGCGTTCGCGTGGCGCCGTCCGACACGGCCGCGATCCTCTTCACGTCAGGAACATCCGGTCCGTCCAAGGGCGTTACGATGTCGCACTCGCAGCTGTATTTCTTCGCGGAGCAGTGCGTACAGCTTGTCCGGCTCACATCAGACGATGTATACATGACAGGATTTCCGCTGTTCCACGGTAACGCACAGTTCCTTACCGTCTATCCGTCGCTCATCGTTGGCGCGAAATGCGTGCTGTACCCGAAATTCAGCGTCTCTGAATTCCTTCCACGAGCCGTGCGAAGCGGTGCGACGGTCTGCAACTTGATTGGTGCCACCTTCGCGTTTCTTTGCTCGCAGCCGCCGAGCGAAAACGACCGCAAGCACTCGATCAAACGGATCTACACCGCGCCGCTTCTACCGGACCTAGCGTCGACCTTCTCGGAAAAGTTCGGCGTCACCGAGTTCGTGGAAGGTTTCGGCCTCACGGAAACATCGCTCGTTATGATGACCCCGCCCGGCATTTCGCGCCCGCCGGGCGCTTCGGGTGTATTGGTGGACCAGTGGTACGAAGTCCGGCTGGCCGATCCGGAAACTGGGGATCCGGTGGAGGAAGGGCAGGTGGGAGAGCTCCTGATACGCCCGCGCGTGAGTCAGATCATGTGTGACGGCTATCTGAACATGCCCGAAAAGACGATCGAGACGTGGCGGGACCTGTGGTTTCACACAGGCGACGGCCTGCGGCGCGACGCGGACGGATGGTATTACTTCGTGGACCGCATGAAAGACGCCCTGCGTCGACGCGGCGAGAATATTTCGTCCTTCGAGGTGGAAGCAGTTCTCGATGCGCACCCGGCGATCGCAGAAAGCGCCGTCATCGGCGTGAGTGCCAACGACATGGGCGGCGAACAGGAAGTGAAGGCATTTATCATCTTCAAGCCGGGGGCGCACGCCTCGTTCGAGGAAATCATCAAATGGTGTGACGATCGAATGCCACACTTCATGGTGCCGCGCTTCCTTGAAGTGCTGGACGAACTGCCTCGAACGCCGACCCAGAAAGTCAAAAAGAAAGAGTTGCGCGAGCGTGAAGCGAGTGGGGCCGTCTGGGACCGGGAAAGCGCTGGTCGTTCCAGCAAGTAG
- the tnpA gene encoding IS66-like element accessory protein TnpA → MSSRIEIISRVSGRRRWTVEQKLAVLRDAFGPEGSVRAACERHDVGSGSIYTWRRQAMSGELTGVRKPIEPVFAEVQISEPPALPAPLVSSPISSSIGIDLPSGIRVTVDATVDADALSRVIGILTR, encoded by the coding sequence ATGAGTAGTCGGATAGAGATCATTAGCCGGGTGTCGGGCCGGCGGCGCTGGACGGTGGAGCAGAAGCTGGCAGTGCTGCGGGATGCATTCGGTCCGGAGGGTTCCGTGCGCGCGGCCTGTGAACGCCATGACGTCGGCAGCGGCTCGATCTACACTTGGCGCCGTCAGGCGATGTCTGGCGAACTGACCGGGGTACGCAAGCCGATCGAGCCCGTGTTTGCAGAGGTGCAGATCAGCGAGCCGCCCGCGTTGCCCGCTCCGTTGGTTTCCTCGCCTATCAGCAGTTCGATCGGGATTGATCTGCCATCGGGCATCAGGGTGACGGTGGATGCCACGGTCGATGCTGATGCTCTGTCGCGGGTTATCGGTATCCTGACGCGATGA
- a CDS encoding MFS transporter: MSPILETVSEFATEPNVMLVKFGAKIWIPRIMITWGLASMAMVFISGPYSLYLLRALLGAAEAGMLPGVLFFMSSWFPGASRARANSLFLAAAPIGLVLGALLAGPILQMDGMLGLQGWQWLFLLEGFPTVLLGILAYFLLVDKPDQAKWLTSDEKQAIKASLERSEPVQAHAKGTWRGAITKNVLVLAAIIYCNQTSTSILASWTPLIVRDAVGSGSDVLLITLLSALPALTAIISMFVIGTLSDRHAERSFYTAGGLVMAGIGWGVCLLAPFPALKILGLCLAAGGAFGSLVPFWAWVPELIGREGRAVAVAAITSLATIASVATPIIVGFLRDLTDTFNSSIAFALAAIALSVAILMSQRTPGRTA; this comes from the coding sequence ATGAGCCCAATCTTGGAAACCGTGTCAGAGTTTGCAACAGAGCCCAATGTAATGCTTGTGAAGTTTGGGGCCAAAATCTGGATCCCGAGGATCATGATCACCTGGGGTCTTGCCTCGATGGCAATGGTGTTCATTTCCGGACCTTACAGCCTGTATCTGCTTCGTGCCCTGCTTGGTGCCGCGGAGGCGGGAATGCTTCCTGGTGTTCTGTTTTTCATGTCGTCCTGGTTTCCAGGCGCTTCCAGAGCGAGGGCCAACAGCCTGTTCCTGGCGGCAGCGCCAATCGGGCTTGTTCTCGGGGCACTCCTGGCAGGCCCGATCCTCCAAATGGACGGAATGCTCGGGCTACAGGGTTGGCAGTGGCTGTTCCTGCTGGAAGGTTTCCCCACGGTCCTCCTTGGCATTTTGGCTTATTTCCTGCTCGTCGATAAGCCAGACCAGGCGAAGTGGCTGACGAGCGACGAGAAGCAAGCCATCAAGGCGAGCCTGGAGCGATCGGAACCTGTTCAGGCGCATGCAAAGGGGACTTGGCGAGGCGCAATCACGAAGAATGTCCTTGTCCTCGCCGCAATCATCTACTGCAACCAGACGTCGACAAGCATCCTTGCGAGTTGGACCCCGTTAATTGTTAGGGACGCTGTGGGTTCTGGATCCGATGTGCTTTTGATCACCCTATTATCGGCCCTCCCTGCTCTCACGGCCATCATCAGCATGTTCGTGATTGGCACGTTGTCAGACCGACATGCAGAGCGCTCCTTCTACACTGCGGGCGGACTGGTAATGGCCGGCATTGGTTGGGGCGTTTGTCTCCTAGCACCCTTTCCGGCGTTGAAGATCCTTGGGCTTTGTCTTGCCGCCGGCGGAGCATTTGGCTCGCTGGTTCCGTTCTGGGCATGGGTGCCGGAGCTGATCGGTCGAGAAGGCCGGGCGGTGGCGGTCGCGGCGATAACATCGCTTGCGACCATCGCTTCCGTGGCGACTCCAATTATCGTAGGCTTTCTCCGAGATTTGACTGACACCTTTAACTCATCCATCGCTTTTGCCCTTGCGGCCATCGCTCTCTCGGTTGCCATCCTGATGTCGCAACGTACACCCGGCCGCACAGCGTAG
- a CDS encoding strawberry notch C-terminal domain-containing protein — MSIFESTKQRFFGQILLSMKLPSLIPAIAADLARGDCAVVQLVSTSEAMLDRALADLSPEERAWLDIELSPREFLVDYLTAAFPVRQMRTYTDDSGTVRSEPMIDEAGQPVLCREAMAMRDQLLEQLCALPVVGSALDHIIGHFGTEAVAEVTGRSRRIIVDAEGRQRIERRSARTNLAETDSFMRGEKRILIFSDAGGTGRSYHASLDALNQRRRIHYLLEPGWRADAAIQGLGRTHRTHQASPPLFRPVSTDCRGERRFISTIARRLDSLGALTRGQRQTGGQGLFDPRDNLESDFARESLDQWFRLLFQGKLQSVRFDQFQSLTGLNLAGEGGGLTETLPTIQRWLNRILALRIDLQNAIFDEYLGLIEARVEKAREAGTLDLGVETIAADRISILDRTVIRRDPVSGAETEILRIETEERYRPLTLERAHWLLADPEARGLINPRSGKAAICRPTFSLTDEEGRTVRRYELVRPTRTERHRQDLFAETHWTDVDRASFDEAWQAECDAMAAQTRTQIIYLVTGLLLPVWGKLPDDHVQVWRLTSDDGQSLLGRLIPAPLVERIASAFGIAAHVAIDLGARVEHVRTSGEIMPIGSLRLKRALVAGDQRLELLDWKSDALPHLKAAGCFTEIIQHRTRLFVPPSRAVEILGEIAG; from the coding sequence TTGTCGATCTTCGAATCGACCAAGCAACGCTTCTTCGGCCAGATCCTGCTGTCGATGAAGCTGCCGTCGCTGATCCCGGCGATCGCCGCCGATCTCGCGCGGGGCGACTGCGCCGTGGTCCAGCTCGTGTCGACGTCGGAAGCGATGCTCGATCGTGCCCTTGCCGACCTGTCCCCTGAGGAGCGCGCCTGGCTCGACATCGAGCTGTCCCCGCGCGAATTCCTGGTCGACTATCTGACGGCGGCCTTTCCGGTGCGCCAGATGCGCACCTATACCGACGATAGCGGCACGGTGCGCTCGGAACCGATGATCGACGAGGCTGGGCAGCCCGTGCTGTGCCGGGAAGCGATGGCCATGCGCGACCAGCTCCTCGAGCAACTCTGTGCGCTGCCGGTGGTCGGCTCGGCGCTCGATCATATCATCGGGCATTTCGGGACGGAGGCAGTGGCCGAGGTGACGGGTCGCAGCCGGCGGATCATCGTCGATGCCGAGGGCCGTCAGCGGATCGAACGGCGCAGCGCGCGCACGAACCTCGCGGAGACCGACAGCTTCATGCGCGGCGAAAAGCGTATCCTGATCTTTTCCGACGCCGGCGGCACGGGACGGAGCTATCATGCCAGCCTCGACGCGCTCAATCAGAGGCGCCGCATTCACTATCTCCTCGAGCCCGGTTGGCGTGCTGACGCGGCGATCCAGGGGCTGGGCCGCACGCACCGCACCCACCAAGCCAGCCCACCCCTGTTTCGGCCCGTTTCCACCGATTGCCGCGGCGAACGGCGGTTCATCTCGACCATCGCCCGGCGCCTCGACAGCTTGGGCGCCCTGACCCGCGGCCAACGCCAGACCGGCGGGCAGGGACTTTTCGACCCCCGCGACAATCTGGAGTCCGACTTCGCGCGGGAATCGCTCGACCAGTGGTTTCGCCTACTGTTCCAGGGAAAGCTCCAATCGGTGCGCTTTGATCAATTCCAGTCGCTCACCGGTTTGAACCTGGCCGGGGAGGGTGGGGGGCTCACTGAGACCTTGCCCACGATCCAGCGGTGGTTGAACCGCATCCTGGCACTGCGCATCGACCTGCAGAACGCGATCTTCGACGAATATCTGGGCTTGATCGAAGCACGGGTGGAAAAGGCCCGCGAGGCTGGCACCCTCGATCTTGGCGTCGAAACGATCGCGGCCGACCGAATTTCGATCCTCGACCGCACGGTGATCCGGCGCGATCCCGTGAGCGGCGCCGAAACCGAGATCCTGCGTATCGAAACCGAGGAACGATATCGGCCGCTGACTCTGGAACGAGCGCATTGGCTTCTGGCCGACCCGGAAGCGCGCGGGTTGATCAACCCGCGTTCCGGCAAGGCCGCCATTTGCCGGCCGACCTTCTCGCTGACGGACGAAGAGGGGCGGACCGTGCGCCGCTACGAGCTGGTGCGTCCAACGCGCACCGAACGGCACCGGCAGGACCTCTTCGCCGAAACCCATTGGACCGACGTGGACCGCGCGAGCTTCGACGAAGCCTGGCAGGCCGAATGCGACGCGATGGCCGCGCAGACGCGTACGCAGATCATCTATCTGGTCACGGGCCTGCTGCTCCCGGTCTGGGGAAAGCTGCCCGACGATCATGTCCAGGTCTGGCGGTTGACGAGCGATGACGGCCAGTCGCTTCTCGGGCGTCTTATTCCGGCGCCGCTGGTGGAGCGGATCGCCAGCGCATTCGGCATCGCCGCCCATGTCGCGATCGATCTAGGCGCGCGGGTCGAGCACGTTCGCACCTCGGGCGAGATCATGCCGATCGGGTCGCTCCGGCTGAAGCGGGCCTTGGTCGCCGGCGACCAACGCCTCGAATTGCTCGACTGGAAGTCCGACGCCCTTCCTCATCTCAAGGCGGCGGGCTGCTTCACCGAGATCATCCAACACCGCACGCGGCTCTTCGTCCCACCGAGCCGCGCCGTCGAGATCCTTGGCGAGATAGCAGGCTGA
- a CDS encoding site-specific integrase encodes MTDRTPPTLPTLVQRFFLDHLGEQRAVSAQTVAAYRDTLRLLLNYAAVALHRTPSAITLPDLDAPLLLAFLDHLEKDRGNSVRSRNARLAAIRTFLKYASHHDLASLATIERALAIPFKRFDRSMVGFLSRPEISAILDAPDRLSWAGHRDRALFSMMYNTGARVSEMIGMRCRDVVLEGQPAVHLRGKGRKERSVPLWRLTAALIRSWRRQIGDPSGDSFLFPNRSGGRMTRSNLTQRLNLAVVTAGRKNPSLLDRPITPHTVRHTTAMHLLQSGVDITVIALWLGHEDTATTHMYVEADLAMKEQALMKLQPSAAAPGRFRASDNLMSFLQSL; translated from the coding sequence ATGACTGACCGTACCCCTCCAACATTGCCGACGCTCGTCCAGCGCTTCTTTCTGGATCATCTCGGTGAGCAGCGCGCGGTCAGCGCTCAGACCGTAGCGGCATATCGGGATACCTTGCGCCTGCTCCTCAACTACGCGGCCGTGGCACTCCATCGAACGCCCAGCGCTATCACGTTGCCCGATCTCGACGCGCCGTTGTTGCTCGCCTTTCTCGACCATCTCGAGAAGGATCGAGGCAACAGCGTTCGAAGCCGCAACGCACGTCTCGCCGCGATCAGGACGTTCCTTAAATATGCATCGCATCACGACCTTGCGTCGCTAGCAACGATAGAACGGGCGCTGGCAATCCCCTTCAAGCGATTTGATCGATCAATGGTCGGGTTTTTGTCACGGCCCGAGATCAGCGCCATTCTCGACGCACCTGACCGGCTTAGCTGGGCTGGACACCGCGACCGCGCCTTGTTCAGCATGATGTACAACACGGGCGCCCGCGTTTCCGAGATGATCGGCATGCGGTGCCGGGACGTTGTGCTTGAAGGTCAGCCCGCCGTGCATCTGCGTGGCAAGGGCCGCAAAGAACGCAGCGTGCCGCTCTGGCGTCTGACTGCCGCGCTCATCAGGTCCTGGCGCCGCCAGATCGGCGATCCCTCTGGGGATAGTTTCCTGTTTCCGAACCGAAGCGGCGGCCGCATGACCCGCTCGAACCTCACTCAGCGCTTGAACCTTGCCGTTGTGACCGCAGGTCGCAAGAATCCAAGTCTCCTTGACCGCCCGATCACACCCCATACGGTTCGGCACACAACAGCGATGCACCTGCTTCAATCGGGCGTCGATATCACCGTCATCGCCCTGTGGCTCGGTCATGAAGATACGGCCACGACGCATATGTACGTCGAAGCCGATCTCGCGATGAAGGAACAGGCTCTGATGAAGCTGCAACCAAGCGCCGCCGCGCCGGGCCGCTTCCGAGCCTCGGACAATCTGATGAGCTTCCTGCAGTCGCTGTGA
- a CDS encoding IclR family transcriptional regulator, whose product MTAIARELNINASTCFNILRTLAFTGVIDFDPVTRSYCTGLGAIDLANKALLRDSATTLLSHPRVQHLALTYGVTMTVFKRIGADRVTAVSVIEGTAAVRIHIRLGQRFPLLVGSSGRVWAAFGGLSQADIGRQWSAMRWHNQPDLADYLAQVALVAKRKIAIDDGDHVPGMFSASAPVFRSDGTLQYSLSAAWARGQHDKPTTRLIVTELKKIAAELQAFE is encoded by the coding sequence GTGACCGCGATCGCCCGGGAGCTGAACATCAATGCAAGCACGTGCTTCAACATCCTGCGAACGCTTGCCTTCACCGGCGTGATCGACTTCGATCCCGTTACCCGGAGCTATTGCACAGGTCTGGGGGCGATCGATCTTGCGAACAAGGCGCTGTTGAGGGATTCGGCCACCACGCTGCTCTCACATCCCCGAGTGCAGCACCTGGCGCTCACCTACGGGGTGACGATGACGGTCTTCAAGCGAATCGGTGCAGACCGTGTCACGGCAGTATCGGTGATTGAAGGGACTGCCGCCGTACGCATCCATATCCGCTTGGGCCAGCGCTTTCCCCTACTGGTGGGTTCGTCTGGAAGAGTGTGGGCGGCCTTTGGCGGACTCAGCCAAGCGGATATTGGCCGTCAATGGTCTGCCATGCGATGGCACAACCAGCCGGATCTGGCCGACTACCTTGCGCAGGTCGCTCTGGTGGCCAAGCGCAAAATAGCGATAGACGATGGCGACCACGTGCCTGGCATGTTCAGTGCATCCGCGCCGGTCTTCCGCTCCGACGGCACCTTGCAATATTCATTGTCGGCGGCCTGGGCGCGCGGGCAGCATGACAAGCCGACCACCCGGCTAATTGTAACCGAGCTAAAAAAGATCGCCGCCGAACTGCAGGCTTTCGAGTAA
- a CDS encoding Mu transposase domain-containing protein produces the protein MRFDYNKFSVHTSAAWRPVDIHAYADRNVIRQEGEIVGEYVRRFVSGV, from the coding sequence GTGCGGTTCGACTATAACAAATTCTCGGTGCATACATCGGCGGCGTGGCGGCCGGTGGATATCCATGCCTATGCCGATCGCAATGTTATCCGGCAGGAAGGCGAGATAGTCGGCGAGTATGTCCGCCGGTTCGTAAGCGGGGTCTGA
- a CDS encoding tyrosine-type recombinase/integrase: MMSITMTAQVEAYLAERTSLGFRGDGPNASQLRSFGSFFDSSGHQGSLTSDLAIEWAKGHARGSEPRAWARRLDILRPFAAYLLREDPATEFPQAQIFGRSQRRATPHIYTEDEISALLAAARRLDPEGGLRPAAFEAFYGLIAATGLRVSEAIKLRCADVDLGSRCLTVRMTKFSKSRHVPLHATVAVALADYLGMRDRFLPRVAEDPFFVSTPSRSLKKRAVHWTFQKLRDEAAIVARGAYRNVRIHDLRHTFICRRIQRWQAEGVDIDNAIAALSTYVGHAKVSDTYWYLTGIPDLMATAGNRFESFAFGEAVHD, encoded by the coding sequence ATGATGTCGATTACCATGACAGCGCAGGTAGAGGCCTACCTTGCCGAGCGTACATCGCTGGGCTTCCGTGGAGATGGGCCGAACGCCAGCCAGCTTCGATCCTTCGGCAGTTTCTTCGATAGTTCTGGCCACCAGGGTTCGCTGACATCGGACCTAGCCATTGAGTGGGCAAAGGGGCATGCGCGAGGCAGTGAACCGCGAGCGTGGGCGCGCCGGCTCGACATACTTCGGCCTTTCGCCGCCTACCTTCTGCGGGAAGATCCGGCCACTGAGTTCCCGCAGGCCCAGATATTCGGCAGGTCCCAGCGCAGGGCCACGCCCCATATCTACACTGAGGACGAGATCTCGGCGTTGCTTGCAGCGGCACGTCGCCTCGACCCAGAAGGTGGCCTGCGGCCTGCTGCGTTCGAAGCCTTTTATGGACTGATTGCCGCAACCGGCCTGCGCGTTTCCGAAGCGATCAAGCTGCGCTGCGCCGATGTGGACCTCGGAAGTCGATGTTTGACGGTCCGGATGACGAAGTTCAGCAAATCGCGGCATGTGCCGCTCCACGCCACCGTCGCCGTTGCGCTCGCCGACTATCTTGGCATGCGGGACCGCTTCCTGCCACGCGTGGCTGAGGATCCATTTTTCGTCTCGACCCCATCACGATCGCTAAAAAAGCGTGCGGTACATTGGACATTCCAGAAGTTGCGCGACGAAGCCGCCATCGTTGCCCGCGGTGCCTATCGCAACGTTCGCATCCATGACCTCCGGCACACATTTATCTGCAGGCGCATTCAACGGTGGCAAGCTGAGGGTGTCGATATCGACAATGCGATCGCGGCCCTCTCAACCTACGTCGGTCATGCAAAGGTGTCAGACACCTACTGGTATTTGACCGGCATCCCGGATTTGATGGCCACCGCAGGCAACCGCTTCGAGAGTTTTGCTTTCGGGGAGGCGGTTCATGACTGA
- a CDS encoding site-specific integrase — protein MKSDLLQPGPRRWLTNSVFSSVEEEYVSYLRAGRYHPHTVRVYFACVAHFAKWTTEEGLDIALIDEAAQWRFLDTHVPSCDCPYPVRKVHHELRVAIRHLLRVLRAQRRIAAIEQRGWLDGELAAFDRYMRDVGGLADTTRRQRIHIIRRLLLERFGDGEIDPEKLDPAVVRRFVIGEGRCWSSGAVRVAGGTVGCYFKFRKMLGDDVGRLLQAIPRAAHWRLAELPDVLSPTQIDEVLASFDDHLPSRRRAYAMVRCVTDLGLRCSEVVKLRLDDVDWRNGIIRIARTKTHFTDSLPLPVATGDAIADYLRHERPKTSNRAIFVRHVAPYDVPIRAGVAKHAVIAAFARCGLDRTDPHILRHSIASRLLSDGTPMKHIADILRHRSLDTSKIYTKIDLRRLSAVAMPWPGRAS, from the coding sequence ATGAAGTCTGATCTATTGCAGCCGGGTCCGCGCCGCTGGCTGACGAACAGTGTCTTTTCGTCCGTGGAGGAGGAGTATGTCTCTTATCTTCGAGCGGGCCGATATCATCCGCACACAGTGCGAGTGTATTTTGCTTGCGTCGCGCATTTCGCGAAGTGGACGACCGAGGAAGGCTTGGACATCGCGCTGATCGATGAGGCGGCGCAATGGAGGTTCCTGGATACCCATGTGCCGTCTTGCGATTGCCCTTACCCGGTCCGCAAGGTGCACCACGAGTTGCGCGTGGCTATCCGGCACCTTCTGCGTGTGCTTCGTGCCCAAAGGCGGATTGCGGCGATCGAACAGAGGGGCTGGCTCGATGGTGAACTGGCGGCCTTCGATCGCTACATGCGCGATGTCGGTGGCCTGGCGGACACAACGCGGCGGCAGCGGATCCATATCATTCGCCGGCTGCTCCTTGAGCGGTTCGGTGATGGCGAGATTGATCCTGAGAAGCTCGACCCGGCAGTCGTCCGGCGCTTTGTCATCGGCGAAGGCCGTTGTTGGAGTAGTGGCGCCGTGCGTGTCGCTGGCGGCACAGTTGGATGTTATTTCAAGTTTCGCAAGATGTTGGGCGATGATGTCGGTCGGCTCTTGCAGGCGATTCCGCGGGCCGCGCATTGGCGCCTGGCGGAGTTGCCCGACGTGTTGTCGCCAACCCAGATTGACGAGGTTCTCGCGTCATTCGACGATCATCTGCCCTCACGGCGGCGCGCTTACGCAATGGTCAGATGCGTCACCGATCTCGGGCTACGATGTTCCGAGGTCGTAAAACTTCGCCTCGACGACGTCGATTGGCGCAACGGGATCATTCGTATAGCCAGGACCAAGACGCATTTCACCGACAGCCTTCCATTGCCGGTGGCCACCGGCGACGCCATCGCAGACTATTTGCGCCATGAGCGGCCGAAGACCAGTAACCGTGCGATTTTCGTTCGCCATGTAGCGCCGTATGACGTCCCGATCAGGGCGGGCGTCGCCAAGCATGCGGTGATCGCGGCTTTCGCACGATGCGGATTGGATCGGACTGATCCCCACATCCTTCGTCACAGCATCGCGAGCCGCCTGCTCAGCGACGGCACGCCCATGAAGCACATCGCCGATATCCTGCGTCACCGTAGCCTCGACACGTCGAAGATTTACACCAAGATCGATCTCCGTCGGCTGTCGGCCGTGGCCATGCCCTGGCCAGGGAGGGCCTCATGA
- a CDS encoding IS6 family transposase → MNDFKGRHFTGEVILWAVRWYCRYGISYRDLEEMLSERGIDVDHTTIYRWVQRYAPEMEKRLRWFWRRGFDPSWRLDETYVKVRGKWTYLYRAVDKRGDTIDFYLSSTRSAKAAKRFLGKALRGLKDWEKPAKLNTDKAPSYGAAIAELKREGKLAAETEHRQVKYLNNVLEADHGKLKMLIKPVRGFKSMPTAYATIKGFEVMRALRKGQAQAWCLQPGIMGEVRLVERAFGIGPSALTETMIMLNKHFANAA, encoded by the coding sequence ATGAACGATTTCAAAGGACGGCATTTTACCGGCGAGGTCATCCTATGGGCGGTGCGCTGGTATTGTCGATACGGCATCAGCTACCGTGATCTCGAGGAAATGCTGTCCGAGCGTGGGATCGATGTCGATCATACGACGATCTATCGCTGGGTGCAGCGCTACGCGCCGGAGATGGAGAAGCGTCTCCGCTGGTTCTGGCGGCGCGGCTTTGATCCGAGCTGGCGTCTGGATGAGACCTACGTAAAGGTGCGGGGCAAATGGACCTACCTGTACCGGGCGGTCGACAAACGGGGCGACACGATTGATTTCTATCTGTCATCGACACGCAGCGCCAAAGCGGCGAAGCGCTTTCTGGGCAAAGCTCTTCGTGGCCTGAAGGACTGGGAAAAGCCGGCCAAACTCAATACCGACAAGGCACCCAGCTACGGCGCAGCAATCGCTGAGCTGAAACGCGAAGGCAAACTGGCGGCGGAAACCGAGCACCGGCAGGTGAAATATCTGAACAACGTGCTCGAGGCCGACCACGGCAAGCTGAAGATGCTGATCAAGCCGGTACGTGGCTTCAAGTCGATGCCAACGGCCTACGCCACGATCAAGGGCTTCGAGGTCATGCGCGCCCTACGCAAAGGACAGGCCCAGGCATGGTGCCTGCAGCCAGGTATCATGGGGGAGGTGCGCCTGGTTGAAAGAGCATTCGGAATTGGACCCTCGGCCCTGACCGAAACCATGATTATGCTCAATAAGCATTTCGCCAATGCTGCCTAA